The genomic segment TCAAGATAGCGAATATCCATCTCATCAAATCCAAGATCATTAACCCCAAGTGCATCAAGCCCCTCTTTTGAACGCTCATGAGATATGAAATTTTCATCTCTTACCTCTGCAAAATCGCGAATTCTTTTTAATAATCTCAAAGCTATCCTTGGAGTCCCCCTTGAACGCTTTGCTATTTCCAAGGAAGCATTTTTATCACACTCTTTTGAGAGCTTAGATGATGCGATTTGAACGATTTTTGATAGTTCGTTTGTAGTATAAAATTGAAGTCTAAAATCCATGCCAAAACGATCTCTTAACGGAGCTGAAATCATACCAGCACGAGTCGTAGCACCTATAAGTGTAAATTTCGGAAGATCTATTTTTATAGTTTGTGCAGCTGGTCCTGAGCCTATAATAATATCAAGCCTAAAATCCTCCATAGCAGGATAAAGCACCTCTTCTATAGCTGGGCTTAGTCTGTGTATCTCATCTATAAAAAGAACATCACCCTCTTGTAAATTTGTCAAAATAGCAGCCAAATCTCCACTCTTTTCTATCATAGGAGCGGCTGTCATCTTTATGCTGACATTCATTTCATTTGCTATAATATGCGCTAATGTTGTCTTTCCAAGCCCCGGAGGTCCATAAAATAAAACATGATCGAGACACTCGTTTCTTTTTTTTGCGGCTTGTATAAATATGCTTAAGTTTTGTTTGATCTTCTCTTGCCCTATATAGTCATCAAAAACACTAGGACGTAAAGATACTTCAAAATCATTTTCAAAATTTACTTTTTCTATTTCAACTATTCTATCCATTTATTGTTTACATTTCATGATTTAATTTTTAAATGGATTTTACTTAAAAATTGATAATGTAAGGCTGAAAAACATAAAAGTAAAAATCACGACAAATAATTTAATGCCGTGATTTTATGCTATTAAAATCCGTGTAATCTTTTTAATTCAGGGTCTATTGGTTTTTTTACACCATCTTTTGTGACACTAACAAATGTAGCAAATGCACTTGTAACCTGAACACATTCTGTAAACCCATCATTATTTTGTCTAAGCGCCGTTACTTCTATCTGTGTTCTTATGGATGTCGTTCCAACCTTGATAACCTTTGCATAGCAACTTATCAAATCGCCAACATAAACAGGCTCTTTAAATATAATCTCATCCATAGATATGGTAACAACCCTTTCAGGCGCTAACTCTCTTGCTGCTATCACACCGGCCATATCTATCTGAGACATTATCCAACCGCCAAATATATTTCCAGATGAGTTTGTATCCTTTGGAAGAGCAATTATTTTTATTCTAGCTTCACCAAAAGAAGTTAAATCTTTCATTTTTTGTTTCCTTTTTTGATTTTTTTGCGAGATTTTACTTATCAAGTATAAATTTAAAACTAATCTTTTTACAACTCTTGCTTAATTTTAAATGAGATTGCTTATTGATTTATTTTAACTTTATTAGAATTTTTAGTAAATCTTATAAGTTCTTCTACTGTTTTTACATTTTGGGGAAGCTTACTAAGAGATATCTTAAATATCTCACAAGCTGATATCGCATCGTTTAAAGCCCTGTGATGGGTATTGTTTATGCCAAGCAATTCTTTTAAATAACCAAGTCCATATCTCTCTGATGGTATAGTTCTTTTTGCTAACTCTATTGTGCATATTTTACGGTTTAAAAGTATTCCAAAATCTGTATTTTTCATACTATTTGATATAAAATTATAATCAAAATTTACATTATGAGCAACGAACACACTTTTATTTAAAAAAACTCTAAATTTTTCAAGAACGTGACTTAAATTTGGGGCATTTTTTAAATCTTCTTGTTTGATTCCGGTTAGTTCGGTTATGCTTTCAGGAACTTCCTTTGCATAAACCAAACTCTCAAATCTACCTATCTCAACCCCATTTTTAATCTTAATAGCACCGATTTCTATTATTTGTCCGCTACTCATACCGCCATTTGTCTCTATATCAACTATACAAAACTCTTGTTCTGCTATAGGTCTTATTCTTGTATTTAACTCAACTTTATGTATATTTCTAGATATATCAAGCCCCAAAGCTTGCCATATATCTATATCTCTGATATCAAAAATTTCTGTCAATTCATCAACTAGCTTTGCCCTAGCAATAAAATCATAATAACTAAGATTTCTATTTGAAAGTAAATTTAACAGATTTTCTAAATGTTTCAAAACTCAAGCTTTATAGCACGAATAGCTTCTGCATAAGAATTCGAAGAAAATATATAATTACCTGCAACCAAAACATCAGCCCCAGCTTCTTCTAAATCAGGTGCATTAAGTCCATTTACACCACCATCAACTTCTATTAGACATTTTGCATTTTTTTTATCTATCAATTCTCTTAAAAGTTTTATTTTTTCCACAACATCAGGTATAAATTTTTGTCCACCAAACCCTGGATTTACACTCATAAGCAAAACCATATCAATCTCTTTGATTATGTATTCAAGAGTTGATATTGGGGTATGTGGATTTAAAACAATGCCGGGGCTT from the Campylobacter pinnipediorum subsp. pinnipediorum genome contains:
- the ruvB gene encoding Holliday junction branch migration DNA helicase RuvB, which codes for MDRIVEIEKVNFENDFEVSLRPSVFDDYIGQEKIKQNLSIFIQAAKKRNECLDHVLFYGPPGLGKTTLAHIIANEMNVSIKMTAAPMIEKSGDLAAILTNLQEGDVLFIDEIHRLSPAIEEVLYPAMEDFRLDIIIGSGPAAQTIKIDLPKFTLIGATTRAGMISAPLRDRFGMDFRLQFYTTNELSKIVQIASSKLSKECDKNASLEIAKRSRGTPRIALRLLKRIRDFAEVRDENFISHERSKEGLDALGVNDLGFDEMDIRYLEILTQARRRPLGLSTIAAALSEDEGTVEDVLEPYLLANGYIERTARGRIASMKSFELFNIKIDKGLFDD
- a CDS encoding acyl-CoA thioesterase, with amino-acid sequence MKDLTSFGEARIKIIALPKDTNSSGNIFGGWIMSQIDMAGVIAARELAPERVVTISMDEIIFKEPVYVGDLISCYAKVIKVGTTSIRTQIEVTALRQNNDGFTECVQVTSAFATFVSVTKDGVKKPIDPELKRLHGF
- a CDS encoding 3'-5' exonuclease yields the protein MKHLENLLNLLSNRNLSYYDFIARAKLVDELTEIFDIRDIDIWQALGLDISRNIHKVELNTRIRPIAEQEFCIVDIETNGGMSSGQIIEIGAIKIKNGVEIGRFESLVYAKEVPESITELTGIKQEDLKNAPNLSHVLEKFRVFLNKSVFVAHNVNFDYNFISNSMKNTDFGILLNRKICTIELAKRTIPSERYGLGYLKELLGINNTHHRALNDAISACEIFKISLSKLPQNVKTVEELIRFTKNSNKVKINQ
- the rpe gene encoding ribulose-phosphate 3-epimerase, whose product is MYVAPSILSADFGNLDAEIKAICEAGCDLIHVDVMDGHFVPNLTIGPLVVKAVAKAATKPLDIHLMVQNNTFFVDLFLPLKPKFITFHIEEEKHPLRLIDHIRQNGVSPGIVLNPHTPISTLEYIIKEIDMVLLMSVNPGFGGQKFIPDVVEKIKLLRELIDKKNAKCLIEVDGGVNGLNAPDLEEAGADVLVAGNYIFSSNSYAEAIRAIKLEF